The following coding sequences lie in one Fuerstiella sp. genomic window:
- the rpmA gene encoding 50S ribosomal protein L27: MAHKKGQGSTRNGRDSQAQRRGIKKYSGESVAPGNILVRQCGTKWHPGRNVGIGNDYTLFSLVEGEVYFDRKGRRINVALAENN, encoded by the coding sequence ATGGCTCACAAGAAAGGACAGGGATCGACCCGTAACGGACGTGATTCGCAGGCTCAGCGACGGGGCATCAAGAAGTACAGCGGCGAGAGTGTGGCTCCTGGTAACATTCTGGTTCGACAGTGTGGCACCAAATGGCATCCGGGCCGCAACGTAGGTATCGGTAACGATTACACGCTGTTCTCGCTGGTTGAAGGCGAAGTGTACTTTGACCGCAAGGGGCGAAGAATCAATGTTGCTTTAGCTGAGAACAATTAG
- a CDS encoding DUF1501 domain-containing protein, producing the protein MAPKTGYDVQPPRRSRRGFLQSSLLAGGAGLALDDVLRLRSQAVAETQGKSDTAVIQIWLGGGPSQFETFDPKPQAPSEIRGPYSPIATKIPGISFCEMIPKMAQIVDRASIIRSVTHTTNGHFTGAHWCSTGYPGTAERATHPSAGAVTSRFRGSNRPGLPGYVLLADEQTKNLQIGEVMGPGHLGGQYSPFTVLQDPFFDEFNPQKIRQATASLQLADDMTVGRAEDRRSLLAGVDRLARSADIGGSFEGVDQFTRAALEMVATGEARQAFDLNRESPETRDMYGRHRWGQMALLARRLVEAGVTFVTLNTAPDSLSWDWHRNIVNDHRPSDGSQGPNRGMEVTGPPMDQMVSALVTDLYERGLDRRVLLVVWGEFGRTPRVNKTGGRDHWGSLMSILLAGGGLKTGQVLGASNDKGEVPVERPVSPGDVLATIYRHLGINPTQETITPAGRPVPVLPEGSPIYELI; encoded by the coding sequence ATGGCCCCCAAGACCGGATATGACGTGCAGCCCCCACGACGTTCACGTCGTGGATTTCTGCAGTCCAGTCTTCTGGCTGGTGGTGCCGGTCTGGCACTGGACGATGTGCTGAGACTTAGATCACAGGCCGTGGCGGAGACTCAGGGCAAATCCGATACGGCGGTTATTCAGATCTGGCTTGGGGGCGGGCCCAGTCAGTTTGAAACGTTTGATCCCAAACCACAGGCTCCGTCCGAAATTCGGGGGCCGTACTCGCCAATCGCCACAAAAATTCCCGGGATTTCATTTTGTGAAATGATCCCCAAAATGGCTCAGATTGTTGATCGTGCTTCGATTATTCGAAGCGTGACACATACAACCAACGGCCATTTTACCGGGGCACACTGGTGTTCAACGGGATATCCGGGAACCGCAGAACGGGCGACGCATCCGTCGGCAGGAGCAGTCACTTCGCGTTTTCGCGGTTCGAATCGGCCCGGGCTTCCCGGATACGTCCTGCTTGCTGATGAACAGACAAAAAACCTCCAGATCGGCGAAGTCATGGGGCCTGGTCATCTGGGGGGGCAGTATTCCCCGTTTACCGTTCTACAGGATCCGTTTTTTGACGAGTTTAATCCTCAAAAGATTCGTCAGGCCACAGCAAGTCTGCAACTGGCTGATGACATGACTGTAGGGCGGGCCGAGGACCGCAGGTCACTGCTGGCCGGAGTCGATCGTCTGGCACGCAGCGCCGATATCGGCGGATCGTTCGAGGGGGTTGACCAGTTCACCCGCGCGGCGCTCGAAATGGTTGCGACGGGTGAAGCGCGTCAGGCGTTTGATCTCAATCGGGAATCTCCGGAAACGCGTGACATGTATGGGCGCCATCGCTGGGGACAAATGGCGCTGCTGGCACGGCGTCTGGTGGAAGCCGGTGTCACGTTTGTTACCCTCAATACGGCGCCGGACTCGTTGTCGTGGGACTGGCATCGCAATATCGTTAATGATCATCGACCGTCAGACGGCTCGCAGGGGCCCAACCGTGGAATGGAAGTGACCGGTCCGCCGATGGATCAGATGGTGTCTGCACTGGTGACGGACCTGTATGAACGCGGACTGGATCGCAGGGTACTGCTGGTTGTGTGGGGAGAATTTGGTCGCACTCCCCGAGTGAACAAAACCGGAGGTCGCGATCACTGGGGGTCACTGATGAGCATTTTGCTGGCAGGTGGCGGCCTGAAAACCGGTCAGGTTCTGGGGGCGTCGAACGACAAGGGTGAGGTGCCGGTTGAACGTCCGGTGAGTCCCGGCGACGTGCTGGCAACGATTTATCGTCACCTTGGAATCAATCCGACTCAGGAGACGATCACGCCAGCCGGTCGCCCGGTTCCGGTTCTGCCGGAAGGTTCTCCGATTTACGAATTGATCTGA
- a CDS encoding long-chain-fatty-acid--CoA ligase — translation MNIAQLAVDGLTEFGEYESWHFENRWHTNRELLEHGCRLATVLTERGIQAGDRVVVMMESCLEVPQAFQAIARVGAVAVPIMPQLVPEEVRYIVENSGAATVITAADLTQKVTEATGTIDGFRQILVFGETDTDGAENISSMAASAAPRAEMYDASDNDTAVIIYTSGTTGHPKGVMLSHGNLAGNIQATATLFSSGASDRSLMVLPMSHVYGMMLMNISVVLGGQNVLMRRFDPEKVLQAIEEFRIERCSLVPAMQVAMIHHPAREHCDVSSLKTVTAGSAPLSEEVRTTFAKLYDCRVVDGYGQSEATCVVSGYADAEEPVPGSVGRPLPGVDVCVQDENNNHLGPYRTGEICIRGPNVMKGYWNNEKATASTVVDGWLHSGDTGHTDERGYIYITDRIRDIIIKGGENISPREIEEVISSMPQVAEAAVYAVPDEKFQEEIAVSVVLLPGAELTEDQIRTATATRINRFKIPKYIQFTNTLPRNANGKIVKRTLREMWLERRTPVK, via the coding sequence ATGAATATCGCGCAACTTGCGGTCGACGGGCTTACAGAATTTGGAGAATACGAGTCCTGGCATTTTGAAAACCGCTGGCACACAAATCGTGAACTGCTTGAACATGGCTGCCGGCTGGCGACAGTACTGACTGAACGAGGGATTCAGGCCGGCGACCGCGTCGTGGTAATGATGGAATCCTGTCTCGAAGTTCCACAGGCTTTTCAGGCGATTGCCCGAGTCGGTGCCGTGGCCGTACCGATTATGCCTCAGCTGGTTCCCGAAGAAGTCCGTTACATCGTGGAAAACTCAGGTGCCGCCACAGTGATTACGGCAGCTGACCTGACTCAGAAGGTTACTGAGGCAACCGGGACCATCGATGGATTTCGACAGATTCTTGTCTTTGGTGAGACAGATACTGACGGTGCCGAAAACATTTCCTCAATGGCGGCGTCGGCGGCTCCGCGGGCCGAAATGTACGATGCGAGTGATAATGACACGGCTGTGATCATCTACACGTCAGGAACCACAGGCCATCCCAAAGGAGTCATGTTGTCTCACGGCAACCTTGCAGGCAATATCCAGGCAACCGCAACTCTGTTTTCATCGGGAGCATCTGATCGCTCACTGATGGTGCTGCCGATGAGTCACGTCTATGGCATGATGCTGATGAATATTAGTGTCGTTCTTGGCGGACAAAACGTACTGATGCGGCGGTTTGATCCGGAAAAAGTGCTGCAGGCAATTGAGGAGTTCAGGATTGAACGTTGCTCACTGGTTCCGGCCATGCAGGTGGCGATGATTCATCATCCGGCCCGCGAACACTGCGACGTGTCCAGCCTGAAGACAGTGACTGCCGGATCGGCGCCTCTTTCCGAAGAAGTCCGGACCACCTTTGCAAAACTTTACGACTGTCGTGTGGTCGACGGATACGGACAGTCGGAAGCGACCTGTGTGGTTTCCGGTTACGCCGATGCCGAAGAGCCGGTACCCGGATCCGTCGGCCGGCCGCTGCCCGGCGTGGATGTTTGCGTCCAGGATGAAAACAACAATCATCTGGGCCCCTACCGTACCGGAGAAATCTGTATTCGCGGTCCCAACGTCATGAAAGGCTACTGGAACAATGAAAAGGCAACAGCCTCAACGGTGGTTGACGGATGGCTGCATTCCGGTGACACGGGGCATACTGATGAGCGGGGTTACATTTACATAACTGACCGCATCAGAGACATCATCATCAAGGGGGGTGAGAATATCTCTCCTCGCGAAATTGAAGAAGTCATTTCAAGCATGCCTCAGGTGGCTGAGGCAGCCGTCTACGCGGTACCCGATGAAAAATTCCAGGAAGAGATCGCGGTCTCGGTCGTTCTGCTGCCCGGTGCAGAGCTGACGGAGGATCAAATCCGCACAGCGACTGCGACCCGAATCAACAGATTTAAAATCCCGAAATACATACAGTTCACAAATACACTTCCTCGGAATGCCAACGGAAAAATTGTGAAACGCACTCTGCGCGAAATGTGGCTGGAGAGACGGACCCCGGTAAAATAG
- a CDS encoding thioesterase family protein yields the protein MTRIKLDPATVSQLPETYRHTIAEDYLDSMGHMNVMWYTHLFSMSFMGLMKLVGMTDVFDGRNDGGTFALESHIRYLSEVRAGHTIRIYSRIIGRSEKRFHVLHFMTNDQKQDVSATQEIVSSYVNLSQRRTAPIPPEMADPMDSLLTQSRQLTWEAPVCGIMSA from the coding sequence ATGACCAGAATAAAACTTGACCCGGCGACTGTGAGCCAGTTGCCTGAAACGTACCGTCACACCATAGCGGAAGATTACCTGGATTCGATGGGACACATGAATGTGATGTGGTACACACATTTGTTCTCGATGAGTTTCATGGGGCTCATGAAACTCGTGGGAATGACGGACGTATTCGACGGCCGAAATGATGGAGGCACATTTGCCCTGGAGTCACACATCCGGTATCTGTCAGAAGTGCGCGCGGGACACACAATACGGATTTATTCACGGATAATTGGCCGGTCCGAAAAACGGTTTCATGTGCTGCATTTCATGACCAATGACCAGAAGCAGGATGTGTCAGCCACTCAGGAAATCGTCAGCAGTTACGTAAATCTGTCACAGCGGCGTACGGCTCCTATTCCGCCTGAGATGGCTGACCCCATGGACAGTCTGCTCACTCAAAGCAGACAACTTACCTGGGAGGCTCCGGTGTGCGGGATCATGTCGGCGTAA
- a CDS encoding long-chain-fatty-acid--CoA ligase, with the protein MQNDPFNLVQILEHAGRFHAQVEIVTRCVEDDSIQRSNYGEAAARTRQLANALKRMNIRTGDRIGTLAWNTQRHLEAWYAISGQGAICHTINPRLFVEQIEYIVNHAGDRILLIDPPFVPLLEQLQERLPTVERYIVLTDNEHMPDTNLRNAVPSESLISAESADYHWPTLSYETPAGLCYTSGTTGNPKGVQYTHRSNLLHAYGVSGADGAGISSTETVLMVVPMFHANSWGLAYACPMAGAPLILPGARLDGESIHELLDSEKVTFSAAVPTVWNMLLSYMKTNELHLPYLSEVLIGGSAVPRHLIETFDKDYGVTVLQAWGMTELSPLGTVCRLKADMIDWSYERQIAVRLKQGKPIFGCNLKIVDDDNKQLPHDGQAVGRLLVKGPWVVRRYYKDEHDAVDADGWFDTGDIANIDQYGYLQITDRAKDLIKSGGEWISSVDLENEAMGHTEVQLAAVIGVSHPKWEERPLLVVIRKEDSDLSRDEILTYLSDKVARWWLPDDVVFVDEIPMTATGKISKLRLREQLSDYRLPNQPT; encoded by the coding sequence TTGCAGAATGATCCGTTTAATCTTGTACAGATTCTGGAACACGCAGGCCGGTTTCATGCGCAGGTGGAAATTGTTACCCGGTGTGTGGAAGACGATTCGATTCAGCGTTCGAATTACGGAGAAGCAGCAGCACGAACGCGACAGCTGGCCAACGCACTGAAACGGATGAATATCCGGACAGGTGATCGAATTGGCACACTGGCCTGGAACACACAGCGACATCTGGAAGCCTGGTACGCAATCTCCGGCCAGGGCGCGATCTGTCACACGATCAACCCGCGACTTTTCGTGGAACAGATCGAATACATTGTCAACCATGCCGGGGACCGTATTCTGCTGATCGACCCGCCGTTTGTCCCTCTGCTTGAACAGCTTCAGGAACGGCTGCCAACTGTGGAGCGATACATTGTGCTCACCGACAATGAGCATATGCCAGACACAAATCTGCGAAATGCCGTTCCCAGTGAATCACTGATCTCCGCCGAGTCTGCTGACTACCACTGGCCAACACTTTCCTATGAGACACCGGCCGGACTGTGCTACACCTCCGGCACGACCGGCAACCCCAAAGGAGTTCAGTACACACATCGCTCTAACTTACTCCACGCTTATGGCGTGAGTGGTGCCGATGGAGCAGGAATCAGTTCAACAGAGACTGTTCTGATGGTTGTCCCGATGTTCCACGCGAACAGCTGGGGACTGGCCTACGCATGTCCCATGGCCGGCGCACCGCTGATCCTTCCGGGAGCCCGGCTGGACGGCGAAAGCATCCACGAGCTACTGGACAGTGAAAAGGTCACATTTTCCGCTGCGGTACCGACGGTTTGGAATATGCTGCTGTCGTACATGAAGACAAATGAACTGCACCTGCCGTATCTCAGCGAAGTTTTAATCGGCGGCTCGGCGGTCCCTCGACACCTGATCGAAACATTCGACAAAGACTACGGTGTCACCGTACTGCAGGCGTGGGGAATGACGGAGCTTAGCCCGCTGGGCACGGTCTGTCGCCTGAAAGCCGACATGATCGACTGGTCGTACGAACGGCAGATCGCAGTACGACTGAAACAGGGAAAACCCATCTTCGGTTGCAATCTGAAAATTGTTGACGACGACAACAAGCAGCTCCCGCACGATGGTCAGGCAGTGGGCAGACTGCTGGTGAAAGGCCCTTGGGTTGTTCGTCGTTACTACAAAGACGAGCATGATGCTGTCGACGCAGACGGGTGGTTCGATACCGGCGACATCGCCAACATCGACCAGTATGGATATCTGCAGATCACCGATCGTGCCAAGGATCTCATCAAGTCCGGAGGAGAATGGATCAGTTCTGTTGACCTTGAAAACGAAGCAATGGGCCACACCGAAGTCCAGCTGGCGGCGGTGATTGGCGTTTCTCACCCCAAATGGGAAGAACGTCCTCTTCTCGTGGTGATACGCAAAGAGGATTCCGATCTTTCCAGAGACGAGATACTAACGTATCTGAGCGACAAAGTTGCCCGGTGGTGGCTGCCCGACGATGTGGTGTTCGTGGACGAAATTCCAATGACCGCAACCGGAAAAATAAGCAAACTACGTTTACGGGAACAGCTCTCAGACTACAGACTGCCGAATCAACCGACGTGA
- a CDS encoding GNAT family N-acetyltransferase, whose translation MQSRLLPSATVKDGFRIVADHQDGYCWTALHGNYAVLQIRGLLNPDGPVDLVCAQNAELSSDAIQDIWDQVLVETLIVASDSRRNSVRCLVEAGCPVVSTVSLAAHGFEPTVRLQALRHRSELSGKEDPGIHCQPLADAITGYGTKNIEELIAGCLDGSQDLQALDPVTPHGLLSGWISLPDSELLVAQDQNRLAGLAVVTRDTDACLVTVEYLGVVRHFRRQGIAGRLLKQVSSGCVSDLQQSKSNDIVAYCDRENEPAVQLYRAGGFSPGETHTIWQHDLRDSGLKNVQQQRIKR comes from the coding sequence ATGCAGTCCCGGTTGCTGCCGTCTGCCACAGTGAAAGACGGGTTCCGGATCGTTGCCGATCATCAGGACGGTTATTGCTGGACGGCGTTGCATGGAAATTACGCAGTACTGCAGATCCGCGGGCTGCTGAATCCTGACGGTCCGGTGGACCTTGTTTGTGCTCAAAACGCCGAACTGTCATCTGATGCCATTCAGGACATTTGGGATCAAGTACTCGTGGAAACGTTGATTGTCGCGAGTGACAGTCGACGCAACTCCGTGCGGTGCCTGGTAGAAGCCGGGTGTCCGGTGGTGTCAACGGTCAGTCTGGCGGCTCATGGATTTGAGCCGACTGTCCGTTTACAGGCCTTGAGGCATCGGAGCGAATTGAGCGGGAAGGAAGATCCTGGAATTCACTGTCAGCCACTTGCAGACGCGATAACGGGCTACGGCACCAAAAATATCGAGGAATTGATCGCAGGTTGCCTGGATGGATCGCAAGACCTGCAGGCGCTTGATCCAGTGACACCTCATGGGCTGCTTTCCGGATGGATCTCGTTGCCGGATTCCGAATTACTGGTGGCACAGGATCAGAACAGGCTGGCAGGTCTGGCCGTCGTCACCCGGGACACTGATGCTTGTTTGGTGACCGTGGAGTATCTCGGGGTTGTCCGACATTTTCGACGACAGGGAATTGCCGGACGTCTTCTGAAACAGGTGAGTTCGGGCTGTGTTTCCGATCTTCAGCAGTCAAAGAGTAATGACATCGTGGCGTATTGCGACCGGGAGAACGAGCCGGCAGTGCAGCTTTACAGGGCCGGTGGATTCAGTCCCGGTGAGACTCACACAATCTGGCAACATGATCTTCGGGACAGTGGACTGAAAAATGTTCAGCAGCAGCGCATCAAACGATAG
- a CDS encoding bifunctional nuclease family protein has product MLVPMQLSRVIVSDLNDQRAIYLREVDGYRVFPILIGDFEASVINRRLLEESPYRPMTHDLLHNCIAAMGGVIQEVVVTRIEDHTYYALLRVSQGDEIHEIDCRPSDAVALAIHDNPATPILVDDSVLEQVS; this is encoded by the coding sequence ATGCTGGTTCCGATGCAGCTGAGTCGTGTGATTGTTTCTGACCTCAACGATCAAAGAGCCATCTATCTCAGAGAAGTCGATGGGTATCGAGTGTTTCCGATTTTGATCGGCGATTTTGAGGCGTCGGTAATCAATCGTCGGTTACTTGAAGAATCACCGTACCGCCCGATGACACACGATCTGCTGCACAACTGCATTGCAGCGATGGGTGGTGTGATTCAGGAAGTTGTGGTGACTCGAATTGAAGATCACACCTATTATGCGCTGCTGCGCGTCAGCCAGGGTGACGAGATTCACGAGATCGACTGCCGTCCCAGCGACGCAGTGGCTCTGGCTATTCATGATAACCCGGCAACTCCAATTTTGGTCGACGACAGTGTTCTTGAGCAGGTGAGCTGA
- a CDS encoding DUF1080 domain-containing protein: MYRISILMLTALLSAQGAAEETGEWKSIFDGTMTGWKVGENADSWGIEDGKLVCSGPKAHLFYVGNDEPFTNFEFECETMTTPGSNSGIYFHTDYQIEDWPRWGHECQVNISHRDPIKSGSIYGVVKVTEPPAKDNEWYTTNIRVQGQQIVITVNGTVVVDYTEPENKPAFSEKFERRLGRGTFALQAHDPKSTVYYRGIKVRRLP; this comes from the coding sequence ATGTATCGAATATCCATCCTGATGTTGACTGCTTTGCTTTCCGCGCAAGGTGCTGCCGAGGAAACCGGCGAGTGGAAATCAATTTTTGACGGAACCATGACCGGCTGGAAGGTTGGCGAAAACGCAGATTCCTGGGGCATCGAAGACGGGAAACTGGTGTGCAGCGGACCCAAGGCACATCTGTTCTACGTTGGAAACGATGAACCGTTTACCAATTTTGAATTTGAGTGTGAAACGATGACAACTCCGGGCAGCAATTCCGGAATTTACTTCCATACAGATTATCAGATCGAAGATTGGCCTCGGTGGGGTCATGAATGCCAGGTCAATATTTCGCACCGGGATCCGATTAAATCCGGCAGTATCTATGGCGTTGTCAAAGTGACGGAACCACCCGCCAAAGACAATGAATGGTATACGACAAACATTCGCGTCCAGGGTCAGCAGATTGTGATCACCGTGAATGGTACCGTTGTCGTCGACTACACAGAACCTGAAAATAAGCCCGCATTTTCAGAAAAGTTTGAGCGACGGCTTGGGCGCGGCACATTTGCACTTCAGGCTCATGATCCAAAGAGCACGGTCTATTACCGCGGGATAAAAGTTCGTCGCCTGCCGTAG
- a CDS encoding glycosyltransferase family 4 protein: protein MRIAHLITRLIIGGAQENTLFSVDDQHHLHGDQVCLITGPATGPEGTLADRARERQLDVRLVPQLHRNLNPLSDLQAYFAVRKQLRDYQPDLVHTHSSKAGIIGRRAAYDLGIPCVHTIHGASFHYGQPRMLHWAYRRAENVANGWCQHFITVCDAMIQQYLDAGIGTRSKYTTVYSGMDVDRFLNPTESREAVRTRLGIADDDIVIVKVARLFNLKGHDYLIDAASQITAAIPKVKFLLVGDGILRSEFESRIAALGLSNHFVYAGLVPPAEVTNYIHAAELVAHTSVWEGLARVLPQGLIAGKPVVSFDIDGAPEVCIDEETGLLVPTRDVKLLADAIIRLASDERLRQRLGQEGRRRFTEQFRHEYMTERIRDVYRTILN from the coding sequence ATGCGAATCGCCCATCTCATCACCCGACTGATCATTGGCGGTGCTCAGGAGAACACACTGTTCAGTGTTGATGATCAGCACCATCTGCACGGAGACCAGGTATGCCTGATTACCGGTCCGGCAACCGGGCCCGAAGGCACTCTGGCAGACCGTGCCCGCGAGCGACAGCTGGATGTTCGACTGGTGCCTCAGCTTCACAGGAATCTAAATCCACTGAGTGATCTGCAGGCTTATTTTGCCGTCAGAAAACAACTCCGTGACTACCAACCGGATCTGGTTCATACGCACAGTTCCAAGGCGGGAATCATCGGGCGTCGGGCCGCATACGACCTGGGAATTCCATGTGTGCACACAATTCATGGCGCTTCCTTTCACTACGGCCAGCCACGTATGTTGCACTGGGCCTATCGACGCGCAGAGAATGTGGCTAATGGCTGGTGCCAGCATTTCATCACCGTCTGCGACGCGATGATTCAGCAATACCTCGATGCAGGTATCGGGACTCGGTCAAAATACACGACAGTCTACAGCGGAATGGATGTTGACCGTTTCCTCAATCCGACTGAATCGAGAGAAGCAGTTCGAACACGTTTGGGGATTGCCGATGACGACATCGTTATTGTTAAGGTCGCCCGGCTTTTTAATCTGAAAGGCCATGATTATCTGATTGACGCTGCTTCACAGATTACGGCAGCGATTCCCAAAGTGAAGTTCTTACTTGTTGGTGATGGAATTTTACGGAGCGAATTTGAGTCCCGCATTGCCGCCCTGGGACTGTCAAATCATTTTGTGTATGCCGGACTGGTACCGCCCGCTGAAGTAACGAACTACATTCACGCGGCGGAACTGGTGGCCCACACCAGCGTCTGGGAGGGCCTGGCCCGTGTGTTACCACAGGGTCTGATCGCAGGAAAACCAGTGGTCAGTTTCGATATCGACGGCGCCCCCGAAGTCTGCATCGATGAGGAAACCGGACTTCTGGTGCCGACACGCGATGTCAAACTTCTCGCGGATGCGATTATCCGCCTTGCCTCAGACGAGCGTCTGAGGCAACGACTTGGGCAAGAAGGCCGCCGTCGGTTTACCGAACAGTTTCGCCACGAATACATGACAGAGCGGATTCGGGACGTGTACCGCACCATTCTGAATTGA
- a CDS encoding formyltetrahydrofolate deformylase has product MQIIITAVGPDNRGLADPIVHYVTGAGANIYEIQMYDRDSEHLFAMLLRINWTKNDDSIDVLRDHLSQIGKLRGLQIRVWTRGEHQTTPKIAICTTYRTEHPLAILRAVRDGQLSAEPAVMIGNRDSCRSVAEQFGVPWHNIGDPDGNPDYGRLESLVDEYKIDYIVLARFMRVLPAELCWKFAGGRIINLHHGLLPSFPGFRPYEDAHQHHMLCYGATVHFIVPELDAGNQIIHQSSFTVLPGTSLSNIKRQGESDHEPNCLVEGLRRVINEEVELHFHRVVRRET; this is encoded by the coding sequence GTGCAGATTATCATTACAGCGGTCGGACCGGATAATCGAGGACTGGCCGACCCGATCGTCCACTACGTGACGGGAGCCGGAGCCAACATTTATGAAATTCAGATGTACGACCGGGACAGTGAACACCTGTTTGCGATGCTGCTGCGAATCAACTGGACGAAAAACGATGACAGTATCGACGTCCTGAGAGATCACCTGAGCCAGATTGGGAAACTTCGTGGATTACAGATCCGAGTCTGGACCCGCGGCGAGCACCAGACAACGCCGAAAATTGCAATTTGCACGACGTACCGTACCGAGCATCCACTGGCAATCCTGCGAGCCGTCCGTGACGGACAGCTTTCGGCGGAACCGGCGGTCATGATCGGCAACCGCGATTCCTGCCGCAGTGTAGCAGAACAGTTTGGTGTCCCGTGGCACAACATCGGTGATCCGGACGGCAACCCGGATTACGGCCGTCTGGAATCACTCGTCGATGAATACAAGATTGACTACATCGTGCTGGCACGGTTCATGAGGGTTTTGCCGGCGGAACTCTGCTGGAAGTTTGCAGGCGGGAGAATCATCAATCTGCACCACGGACTGCTTCCATCGTTTCCCGGATTTCGTCCGTACGAAGACGCCCACCAGCACCACATGCTGTGTTATGGAGCGACAGTGCATTTTATCGTTCCCGAACTGGATGCAGGAAACCAGATCATCCATCAAAGTTCGTTTACGGTTTTACCTGGCACGTCACTCAGTAACATCAAACGCCAGGGCGAATCCGATCATGAACCCAACTGTCTGGTGGAGGGGCTGCGCAGAGTTATCAACGAAGAAGTCGAACTGCACTTTCATCGTGTCGTCAGGCGGGAGACATAA
- a CDS encoding sugar phosphate isomerase/epimerase, whose amino-acid sequence MIKYGMNLLLWTSDVTEELFPLFGQLKDIGYDAVELPIFDVDEAKYSRIGQELQKNELQATAVTVCAEDANPISPDAAVRRAAVANLKQTVDMCVASGATHLCGPIHSTLGKFSGMGRTQDEWNRCKDVLSEVADYARTGDVTLVVEYLNRFECYFLNTAADAAQFCREVNHPNVRTMYDTFHANIEEKSITEAVKACSEYLAHVHISENDRSTPGEGGVNWDESFAALKQVGYDDGYLTIEAFGQALPELAAATCIWRRMFETELDVARNGLEFMKSRWEG is encoded by the coding sequence ATGATCAAGTACGGTATGAATTTGCTGCTGTGGACTTCTGATGTCACAGAAGAGTTGTTCCCACTGTTCGGACAGCTCAAAGACATCGGCTATGACGCCGTTGAGCTGCCGATTTTTGACGTCGATGAAGCAAAATACTCCCGCATCGGACAGGAGCTGCAGAAAAACGAACTACAGGCCACAGCAGTCACGGTGTGCGCAGAAGACGCCAACCCGATTTCTCCTGATGCAGCCGTCCGCAGGGCAGCTGTCGCCAATCTGAAACAAACAGTGGACATGTGTGTCGCCAGCGGGGCCACACACCTGTGCGGTCCGATTCATTCGACCTTGGGAAAATTTTCCGGTATGGGCCGAACACAAGACGAATGGAACCGCTGCAAAGACGTCCTGTCGGAGGTTGCCGACTATGCCCGCACCGGCGACGTGACACTGGTCGTCGAATATCTCAATCGGTTCGAATGTTATTTTCTCAATACCGCCGCAGATGCGGCCCAATTCTGCCGCGAAGTGAACCATCCGAACGTGCGAACGATGTATGACACGTTTCACGCCAACATCGAAGAAAAATCCATCACAGAAGCTGTCAAAGCCTGCTCCGAGTACCTGGCCCACGTCCACATCTCGGAGAATGACCGTTCAACCCCGGGGGAAGGTGGTGTCAACTGGGACGAATCGTTTGCGGCACTCAAACAGGTCGGCTATGACGATGGTTATTTGACGATTGAAGCCTTCGGTCAGGCCCTGCCGGAACTGGCAGCCGCAACCTGTATCTGGCGTCGAATGTTCGAAACAGAACTTGACGTTGCAAGAAACGGACTGGAGTTCATGAAAAGCCGGTGGGAAGGATAA